A section of the Chryseobacterium ginsenosidimutans genome encodes:
- a CDS encoding TrmH family RNA methyltransferase: MLIESFQNEKVKYITKLLTDNRFRKKSDVFVVEGKQENERAQQFGFESVEYFICENIFQQQLPTGKIHLVSDKVYEKIAYRGSSEGIIGIYKTKEALLSSFNPKENSTIIIVEGVEKPGNLGAILRSCEAFGIDALIVADGKTDFYNPNVIRSSVGCLFGMKIFQAENQETLEFLQENNFNIYTTIMDETAEDLYKRDFKQKSAVLFGTEHSGLSNFWIGKGKNTLIPMSGSIDSLNLSNAVAITCYETLKQKKV, from the coding sequence ATGTTAATAGAAAGCTTTCAGAACGAAAAGGTAAAATATATTACGAAACTGCTTACAGATAACAGATTTCGAAAAAAATCAGATGTTTTTGTAGTAGAAGGTAAGCAGGAAAATGAACGTGCGCAGCAATTTGGTTTTGAATCTGTTGAATATTTTATCTGTGAGAATATTTTTCAGCAACAGCTTCCGACAGGAAAAATTCATTTGGTAAGTGACAAAGTGTATGAAAAAATCGCTTACAGAGGAAGTTCCGAAGGCATAATCGGTATTTACAAGACAAAGGAAGCACTTTTATCCTCATTTAATCCAAAAGAAAATTCTACCATAATTATCGTTGAAGGTGTTGAAAAGCCCGGAAATTTAGGCGCAATTTTAAGAAGCTGTGAAGCTTTCGGCATTGATGCTTTGATTGTTGCTGATGGGAAAACAGATTTTTATAATCCAAATGTAATCAGATCAAGTGTCGGATGTCTTTTTGGTATGAAAATTTTTCAGGCAGAGAACCAGGAAACTTTAGAATTCCTTCAGGAAAACAATTTTAATATTTATACAACCATCATGGATGAAACAGCAGAAGACCTTTATAAAAGGGATTTCAAACAAAAATCTGCAGTTTTATTCGGAACAGAGCATTCGGGATTAAGTAATTTCTGGATTGGCAAAGGAAAAAATACTTTGATACCTATGTCGGGAAGTATTGATTCTCTGAATTTAAGTAATGCGGTTGCCATTACCTGCTATGAAACACTAAAACAAAAGAAAGTTTAA
- a CDS encoding 5-formyltetrahydrofolate cyclo-ligase produces the protein MLKAELRKKYMQKRKALSTDEAFLLSEKIFENFINYFKPLPAQKAHIFIPIEKFKEIDTHILINYFLSRKIRVFVPKIADTKLISVEIFNDTKFEINNWGISEPISNEDSGILDFNYVITPLLYCDNKGNRVGYGKGFYDGFFESLPSGTKKIGVNYFNPDENIDDVWENDIPLDYLVTPTVVLSFLSKGLE, from the coding sequence ATGTTGAAAGCCGAGCTTAGAAAAAAATATATGCAAAAAAGAAAAGCCTTGTCAACTGATGAGGCTTTCTTGTTATCTGAAAAGATTTTTGAGAATTTTATTAATTATTTCAAACCTTTACCAGCTCAGAAAGCTCATATTTTTATTCCTATCGAGAAATTTAAAGAAATTGATACACACATACTTATTAATTACTTTTTAAGCAGAAAAATCCGTGTTTTTGTTCCTAAAATTGCAGATACAAAATTGATTTCCGTAGAAATTTTTAATGATACAAAATTCGAAATTAATAATTGGGGCATCTCAGAACCTATTTCAAATGAAGATTCCGGGATTTTAGATTTTAATTACGTGATTACGCCATTGTTATATTGTGACAATAAAGGAAATAGAGTAGGCTACGGAAAAGGTTTTTATGATGGTTTTTTTGAAAGTCTTCCGTCTGGGACAAAAAAAATCGGAGTCAATTACTTTAACCCCGATGAAAATATCGATGATGTCTGGGAAAATGATATTCCGCTGGACTATTTGGTGACACCGACTGTTGTGCTGTCTTTCTTAAGTAAAGGATTGGAATAA
- the trhO gene encoding oxygen-dependent tRNA uridine(34) hydroxylase TrhO: MQLYNTLSAEERAQLIDEAGKERLTLSFYAYAKIEDPKKFRDELFIAWNALDALGRIYVAHEGINAQMSVPADQFEAFRDTLEVYDFMKGIRLNVAVEQDDHSFLKLTIKVRHKIVADGLNDDTFDVTNKGIHLKAQEFNNLLEDPNTIVVDFRNHYESEVGHFEGAITPDVENFRESLPIINEQLQNFKEDKNLLMYCTGGIRCEKASAYFKHQGFKNVFQLEGGIIEYTRQIKEEGIESKFIGKNFVFDHRLGERITDDIIAQCHQCGKPCDNHTNCFNDACHLLFIQCDECKAAMENCCSTECLEIIHLPLEEQLKLRKGLQVGNKVFRKGKSDALKFKNSGDLPDKPLAKVETKNIRKKIAVKKVLVGKGEHYYTKSKIAQFLIENKELSIGDKVLISGPTTGEQEFTITELFANGGPCETAKKGDQITFELPFRVRLSDKLYKILQAENV, from the coding sequence ATGCAACTGTATAACACCTTAAGCGCAGAAGAAAGAGCTCAACTTATTGATGAAGCTGGTAAGGAACGCCTTACATTGTCTTTCTATGCGTATGCCAAAATTGAAGATCCCAAAAAATTTCGCGACGAATTATTTATAGCCTGGAATGCACTCGATGCACTCGGTCGTATTTATGTTGCCCATGAAGGAATTAATGCTCAGATGAGTGTTCCTGCAGATCAATTTGAGGCATTTCGTGATACGTTGGAAGTGTACGATTTCATGAAGGGAATCCGTTTAAATGTAGCGGTTGAGCAAGATGATCATTCTTTCTTAAAATTAACCATAAAAGTTAGACATAAAATTGTTGCCGACGGTTTGAATGATGATACTTTTGATGTTACCAATAAAGGAATTCATTTAAAGGCGCAGGAATTTAATAATCTGCTGGAAGATCCGAACACAATTGTTGTCGATTTTAGAAATCACTACGAAAGCGAGGTCGGTCATTTTGAAGGCGCAATTACTCCTGATGTAGAAAATTTCAGAGAGAGTTTACCGATTATTAATGAGCAATTACAAAATTTTAAAGAAGATAAAAACCTGTTGATGTACTGTACGGGAGGAATTCGTTGTGAAAAGGCGAGTGCATATTTTAAACATCAGGGTTTTAAAAACGTTTTCCAGTTAGAAGGCGGAATTATTGAATATACACGCCAGATTAAAGAAGAAGGAATAGAAAGTAAATTTATAGGTAAAAACTTTGTATTTGACCATCGGTTGGGGGAAAGAATCACGGACGATATTATTGCGCAGTGCCATCAATGTGGTAAACCTTGTGACAATCATACCAATTGCTTTAATGATGCCTGTCATTTATTGTTTATTCAATGTGACGAATGCAAGGCTGCAATGGAAAATTGTTGTTCTACAGAATGTTTAGAAATAATACATTTACCTTTAGAAGAGCAATTAAAACTAAGAAAAGGGTTACAGGTAGGAAATAAAGTGTTCAGAAAAGGAAAATCTGATGCTTTGAAGTTTAAAAACTCAGGTGATTTGCCGGATAAGCCTTTAGCGAAAGTTGAAACAAAAAATATCCGCAAAAAAATAGCTGTCAAAAAAGTACTGGTCGGAAAAGGAGAACATTATTATACAAAATCAAAAATTGCACAGTTTTTAATTGAAAACAAAGAACTTTCAATAGGTGACAAGGTTTTAATTTCAGGTCCGACAACTGGTGAACAGGAATTTACAATTACTGAACTTTTTGCGAATGGAGGTCCTTGTGAAACTGCAAAAAAAGGAGATCAGATTACTTTTGAACTTCCGTTCAGAGTTCGTTTGTCAGACAAATTATATAAAATTCTGCAAGCCGAAAACGTATAG
- a CDS encoding trypsin-like peptidase domain-containing protein, with protein MKSTLKKLLPFAVVGVMSGATTVGALQYFNHDSNNTDQSYFTKASNVSFAGMNSAAVGDDFVKAAKTTVPAVVTIKNYQSRTSSRASEQDMLDFFFGDPFGGKGQQRQRQQQTPDNMPSGMGSGVIISPDGYIISNNHVVAGANKLEVVLSNKKSYIATLIGTDPNTDISLLKIEEKGLPYLNFANSDNIEVGQWVLAVGNPLGLNSTVTAGIVSAKGRGIGILGSQGKAANPIESFIQTDAAINPGNSGGALVNTNGDLIGINSAIQSTTGYYQGYGFAVPANLARKIVEDIKNFGIVQRGFLGVTSLDLSDDQLVAAYNKQKNTNIKAGSGIYVTGFGESSGAEDAGLKLGDVITKIDNIAITDFADLSMAVGSKRPGDKVQVTYSRNGKDATTTVTLRDQKGGTATRTKADLSVTEKIGAEFQSIDDKTKAYYGVNSGAVAKNVMEGSEMAKAGIVDGYIITEINGKPVNSQKDVENLLNKFSGTVQIKYLDDYGRGYQRGFKMP; from the coding sequence ATGAAGAGTACTTTAAAAAAACTATTACCATTTGCAGTAGTAGGCGTTATGTCAGGAGCTACTACCGTTGGAGCATTACAATATTTCAACCATGATTCCAACAATACAGACCAATCATATTTTACAAAAGCTTCCAATGTATCCTTTGCAGGGATGAATTCTGCAGCGGTAGGTGATGATTTCGTAAAAGCAGCCAAAACAACTGTTCCGGCTGTAGTAACAATTAAAAACTACCAATCAAGAACATCAAGCCGAGCTTCGGAACAGGATATGCTCGATTTCTTCTTCGGAGATCCTTTTGGAGGAAAAGGACAGCAAAGACAGAGACAGCAGCAAACACCAGACAATATGCCATCAGGAATGGGATCAGGTGTAATTATTTCGCCGGATGGTTATATTATTTCAAATAACCACGTTGTAGCCGGAGCCAACAAACTGGAAGTTGTTCTAAGCAACAAAAAATCTTATATCGCAACATTAATAGGAACTGATCCCAATACGGACATTTCATTATTAAAAATTGAAGAAAAAGGACTGCCCTATTTAAATTTTGCAAATTCTGACAATATTGAGGTTGGACAATGGGTTCTTGCAGTAGGAAATCCCCTTGGATTGAATTCTACAGTAACAGCAGGTATCGTTTCCGCAAAAGGAAGAGGGATCGGAATTTTAGGCTCTCAAGGAAAGGCTGCAAATCCTATCGAAAGCTTTATCCAGACGGATGCGGCAATTAACCCCGGAAATTCAGGAGGAGCGTTGGTAAATACTAATGGAGATCTTATTGGTATCAACTCTGCGATCCAGTCAACAACAGGTTATTATCAAGGTTACGGATTTGCCGTTCCTGCAAACCTGGCAAGAAAAATTGTTGAGGACATCAAGAATTTCGGTATTGTACAGAGAGGTTTCTTGGGGGTAACTTCATTAGATTTATCAGATGATCAATTGGTTGCGGCTTATAACAAGCAAAAGAATACAAATATTAAAGCTGGTTCCGGAATATATGTAACAGGATTTGGTGAAAGCAGCGGTGCTGAAGATGCAGGTCTGAAATTAGGAGATGTTATCACTAAAATTGATAATATAGCAATTACAGATTTTGCAGATCTTTCCATGGCTGTAGGAAGCAAACGCCCTGGAGATAAAGTTCAGGTTACTTACTCTAGAAATGGTAAAGATGCTACTACGACTGTTACTTTAAGAGATCAAAAAGGCGGAACTGCTACAAGAACAAAAGCAGACCTTAGTGTAACTGAAAAGATCGGGGCAGAATTCCAAAGTATTGATGATAAAACGAAAGCGTATTATGGTGTCAACAGCGGAGCTGTAGCCAAAAACGTTATGGAAGGAAGCGAAATGGCTAAGGCAGGTATTGTAGATGGCTATATTATTACTGAGATCAATGGTAAACCTGTAAATTCTCAAAAAGATGTGGAAAACTTACTGAATAAATTCTCCGGAACAGTACAAATAAAATATCTGGACGACTATGGAAGAGGTTATCAAAGAGGTTTCAAAATGCCTTAA
- a CDS encoding RidA family protein translates to MKKVINTVNAPAAIGPYSQANMANGVLYISGQIPVDPATGKLVEGIEKETHQVMKNLEAILNEAGMTFKNVVKASIFLKSMDDFAVMNDIYASYLDAESFPARETVQVSCLPKNVDIEISMIAHQD, encoded by the coding sequence ATGAAAAAAGTAATCAACACTGTTAATGCTCCTGCAGCTATAGGACCTTATTCACAAGCCAATATGGCAAATGGTGTTTTGTACATCTCCGGTCAGATCCCTGTAGATCCTGCAACGGGTAAATTGGTGGAAGGAATTGAAAAAGAAACGCATCAGGTAATGAAAAACCTTGAAGCTATTCTTAATGAGGCAGGGATGACCTTTAAAAATGTTGTAAAAGCTTCGATCTTCCTTAAAAGTATGGATGATTTTGCTGTAATGAATGATATTTATGCTTCTTACTTAGATGCAGAAAGCTTTCCGGCCCGTGAGACTGTACAGGTTTCTTGTTTGCCGAAAAATGTTGATATCGAAATCTCTATGATTGCACATCAGGATTAA
- a CDS encoding putative LPS assembly protein LptD has translation MAYNKYNKKLVKTVSKNILQILIILIFNNFLAQETSKELPKNTVNDTISKKDTIVLKKESLEDVLQTKADFQRRDFQKKMIYLNKNAQVKYQDMQIDADYISIDEQKSLMYARGKQDSLGRIIEPVITTQAGKKYETTEFQYNTKTRQAIAFNARTEESEGVIVANKTKKYNDSVFAMRRADYTTDDYYIKKKDTAADYFLRANYIKLIKTKNKSSIVSGPIQLYIEQVPTPLIMPFAILPFSSKRAAGILIPSFGERQDVGFFLNGLGYYQPIGEHFDLKILTDIYTKGSFNFRPEMNYIKKYRYSGNFSADIGTAVRGIKGLDDYGKTSTYRIAWRHTQDTKANPFLNFSASVDVVSTKFYNNTLNNNYILNQNVLNTQQNSTVTITKRFLKLPATITGTTSYSQNFATGLSDLRLPQMNVAINQFYLFKSKTGVRSGLLENITVNTGLNLTNFVQTDEGELFKKAMWDKMQTGLKNNIALGTNTTVAKYFTFSLGANIDNALTTKTVNKFYDPIQNKVVTETDKGISGYSTFSSTASIQTTLYGMLKFKKGSAVEAIRHMMTPSIGFTYSPDFGGSGFGYYKNYYDANGALTPYSIFEGGIVGSPSSGMVGALGFNIGNNIEMKVKSKSDSTGVKKVKLFESLNLSGSYNFAAKDHPWSIVTINGQSSFFNNKLSVNTSVSLDPYKIIYLPGQDSGIRTEDFGHFSVQGFNVQMSYPLSSEIFGEKTDYAKKYKSKGEVRNENYYFDDDNYAHFDQAWTLNVNANYAYTKSTASRTPTKLASIGLDGSLKLTPYWNINGSTHYDMVTRELAYTRIGFSRDQRSFTINFNWVPFGQYKVYDFFIGIKANILSDALKYKDRSFTQPNAPF, from the coding sequence ATTGCATACAATAAATATAACAAAAAATTGGTCAAAACCGTCTCCAAAAATATATTACAAATTTTAATTATCCTAATTTTTAACAATTTTTTAGCACAAGAAACTTCTAAAGAATTGCCTAAAAATACGGTTAATGATACTATTTCCAAAAAGGATACCATCGTATTAAAAAAAGAGTCGCTGGAAGATGTTCTTCAGACAAAGGCTGATTTTCAACGAAGAGATTTCCAGAAAAAAATGATTTATCTGAACAAAAATGCCCAGGTAAAGTACCAGGATATGCAGATTGATGCAGATTATATCTCTATTGATGAACAAAAAAGTCTCATGTATGCGCGAGGAAAACAAGATTCTTTAGGAAGGATCATTGAGCCCGTAATTACAACTCAGGCAGGAAAAAAATATGAAACAACAGAGTTTCAATATAACACAAAAACCAGGCAGGCGATAGCATTTAATGCCAGGACTGAAGAAAGTGAAGGTGTTATTGTCGCTAATAAAACAAAGAAGTACAATGATTCTGTCTTTGCGATGAGACGTGCGGATTATACAACAGATGATTATTATATCAAGAAAAAAGATACTGCAGCTGATTATTTTTTAAGAGCTAATTATATTAAATTGATTAAAACTAAAAATAAATCGTCAATTGTTTCCGGACCTATTCAGTTGTATATCGAGCAAGTTCCGACTCCTTTGATCATGCCTTTTGCTATTTTACCTTTTTCAAGTAAGAGAGCAGCGGGTATTTTGATCCCAAGTTTCGGGGAAAGGCAGGATGTAGGTTTCTTCCTGAACGGATTGGGTTATTATCAGCCGATCGGGGAACATTTTGACTTAAAGATTCTTACGGATATTTATACCAAAGGAAGTTTTAATTTCAGACCTGAAATGAATTACATAAAAAAATACCGTTATTCCGGAAATTTCTCTGCGGATATAGGAACTGCGGTTCGTGGTATCAAAGGTTTGGATGATTACGGAAAAACAAGTACCTACAGAATTGCATGGAGACATACACAGGATACAAAAGCAAATCCTTTCCTTAATTTTTCTGCTTCGGTAGATGTAGTAAGTACGAAATTCTATAATAATACACTCAATAACAATTATATTTTAAATCAAAACGTATTAAATACCCAGCAAAATTCGACGGTAACTATCACAAAAAGATTTTTGAAATTACCTGCAACGATTACGGGAACAACTTCTTATTCTCAAAATTTTGCAACAGGACTATCTGATCTCCGTTTGCCACAGATGAACGTTGCGATCAATCAGTTTTATTTATTTAAATCAAAAACCGGTGTAAGAAGTGGTTTACTGGAAAATATTACGGTGAATACAGGACTTAATTTAACGAACTTCGTACAAACCGATGAAGGTGAACTTTTCAAAAAGGCAATGTGGGATAAAATGCAGACCGGATTGAAAAATAATATTGCTTTAGGAACAAATACAACGGTTGCAAAATATTTTACGTTCAGTTTAGGAGCAAATATTGATAACGCTCTGACGACAAAAACGGTAAATAAGTTTTATGATCCTATTCAAAATAAGGTTGTTACGGAGACAGATAAAGGTATTTCAGGATATTCTACATTTTCAAGTACGGCAAGTATTCAGACAACATTGTACGGAATGCTGAAATTTAAGAAAGGTTCCGCTGTTGAAGCGATCAGACATATGATGACACCAAGTATTGGGTTCACTTATTCACCTGATTTTGGAGGCTCCGGCTTTGGATATTACAAGAATTATTATGATGCCAACGGTGCTTTGACGCCTTATTCAATTTTTGAAGGTGGTATTGTTGGAAGCCCTTCAAGCGGGATGGTAGGTGCTTTAGGTTTCAATATCGGAAACAATATTGAAATGAAAGTAAAGTCTAAAAGCGATTCTACGGGTGTAAAAAAAGTGAAACTTTTTGAATCATTAAACCTTTCAGGCAGTTATAACTTTGCAGCGAAAGATCATCCTTGGTCAATTGTTACGATAAATGGGCAATCTTCTTTCTTTAATAATAAATTAAGCGTAAATACAAGTGTTTCTTTGGATCCGTATAAAATTATTTATCTTCCCGGGCAGGATTCAGGTATAAGAACGGAAGATTTCGGGCATTTCAGTGTTCAGGGATTCAACGTTCAGATGTCTTATCCTTTGAGCAGCGAAATATTCGGAGAGAAAACAGATTATGCTAAAAAATATAAATCGAAAGGAGAAGTAAGAAATGAAAATTATTACTTTGATGATGATAATTATGCTCATTTTGATCAGGCGTGGACTTTGAATGTGAATGCCAATTATGCTTACACAAAGAGTACAGCTTCAAGAACTCCAACGAAACTTGCTTCAATCGGTCTGGATGGAAGTCTTAAATTAACACCTTACTGGAATATCAACGGAAGTACGCATTATGACATGGTGACGAGGGAATTGGCATATACAAGAATTGGTTTTTCGAGAGACCAGCGAAGTTTTACGATCAATTTCAATTGGGTTCCATTTGGTCAGTATAAAGTGTACGACTTCTTTATCGGTATCAAAGCCAATATCTTAAGTGATGCTTTGAAGTATAAAGACAGAAGTTTCACACAGCCAAACGCACCTTTCTAA
- a CDS encoding N-acetylmuramoyl-L-alanine amidase family protein: MYKVNFRIILSFLIILFSNFIFSQKKLTVVLDAGHGGSDHGANRNYADIGKIAEKDVTLAITLKVGAMLEKNKDFKVIYTRKIDEYPSLSDRTNLANRSKADLFVSIHCNSSKKPTAYGTETYVQGPDQNDTNLEVAKRENDVIFLDEKDKQTFGSYDASSPESLIALKLQQSKYLESSLLLGGLVEDNFVNKDKRSSRGVFQKNLHVLRMNAMPSVLIETGFINHPEESHYLASEKGQDEISTSIYQAIIDYKKAVDRKSGGPVIVKKPEPDRLAEVALKNDFRILLLSSPTKYNEGDPALKGLNYILPIKENGQYKYYYGVTNLASVRDINIKTAKDAGFRNAYAVGFMPNQKLNTGYYTLEVHAGEKLNGNSFVLQTLKDAERNKEDGVFYYTYGKVYTLEDAVKLQKDVEAKGIKNSVIQKVFK; this comes from the coding sequence ATGTACAAAGTAAATTTTAGAATAATTTTATCATTTCTCATCATTCTATTCAGCAACTTTATTTTTTCGCAAAAGAAATTAACCGTTGTTTTAGATGCCGGACACGGAGGAAGTGATCACGGAGCTAACAGAAATTATGCTGATATCGGTAAGATTGCGGAGAAAGATGTCACCCTTGCTATTACTCTAAAAGTTGGGGCAATGTTAGAAAAAAACAAAGACTTTAAAGTAATTTACACCAGAAAAATAGACGAATATCCTTCTCTTTCGGACAGAACAAACCTTGCAAACAGAAGCAAAGCCGATCTTTTTGTGTCCATCCACTGTAATTCTTCAAAAAAACCGACGGCTTATGGAACGGAAACTTATGTACAGGGTCCGGATCAGAATGATACCAATCTTGAGGTAGCAAAAAGAGAAAACGATGTGATCTTTCTGGATGAAAAAGATAAGCAGACCTTCGGATCTTACGATGCAAGCTCTCCGGAATCTTTAATTGCCTTAAAACTTCAGCAAAGTAAATATCTGGAATCTAGTCTTCTTTTGGGAGGTTTGGTTGAAGATAATTTTGTGAACAAGGATAAAAGATCTTCAAGAGGAGTATTTCAGAAAAACTTACACGTTCTCCGTATGAATGCGATGCCTTCTGTACTTATCGAAACCGGATTTATCAATCATCCTGAAGAAAGTCACTATCTGGCTTCTGAAAAAGGTCAGGATGAAATTTCCACAAGTATTTACCAGGCTATTATTGATTATAAAAAAGCCGTTGACAGAAAATCAGGCGGCCCTGTAATCGTTAAGAAACCTGAACCTGATAGGCTGGCTGAAGTTGCTTTAAAAAATGATTTTAGAATTTTATTATTAAGTTCTCCTACGAAATATAATGAAGGAGATCCTGCTTTAAAAGGGTTAAATTATATTTTACCAATTAAAGAAAACGGGCAGTACAAATATTATTATGGAGTAACCAATCTTGCATCGGTAAGAGATATCAATATTAAAACAGCGAAAGATGCAGGATTCAGAAATGCGTATGCTGTAGGGTTCATGCCGAATCAAAAACTAAATACAGGTTACTACACACTTGAAGTACATGCGGGAGAAAAGCTGAACGGAAATTCTTTTGTTCTTCAAACCTTAAAAGATGCCGAAAGAAACAAAGAAGACGGAGTTTTCTATTATACTTACGGAAAAGTCTACACTTTGGAGGATGCTGTAAAACTTCAGAAAGACGTTGAAGCTAAAGGAATTAAGAATTCTGTAATTCAGAAAGTTTTCAAATAA
- the rpsT gene encoding 30S ribosomal protein S20, giving the protein MANHKSALKRIRQNEVRRLRNRYYHKTARTALKILRNEEDKAAATEQLPKVISLLDKLAKKNIIHKNKAANLKSKLTKHVNKLA; this is encoded by the coding sequence ATGGCAAATCATAAATCAGCATTAAAAAGAATTAGACAAAACGAAGTAAGAAGACTTCGTAACAGATATTATCACAAGACTGCTAGAACAGCTTTGAAGATATTAAGAAATGAAGAAGATAAAGCTGCTGCTACAGAGCAACTGCCAAAAGTTATCTCTTTGTTGGATAAATTAGCTAAGAAAAATATTATCCACAAAAACAAAGCTGCTAACTTAAAAAGTAAATTAACTAAGCACGTTAATAAACTAGCTTAA
- a CDS encoding transporter, which translates to MKKIFLIISLILFNIHQAKTISDSLYIPNDFLATVFDDCDACGCAAGNGSSGFESLLNLQFIGVKYFAQHYKTKENLFVRDLTQDQYFNTIQLWSKIPLMKKLSVYASLPFHFHQKQTLQRDININGIGDLNLMGIYQLLNSKDNIHQLSGGIGVKVPLGKFDEKGISGVNPSFQLGTGSWDYQMALNYKFQRNKVSVLLNTDYTIKTENKKQYHFGNQWNYAATGFYQILANEKVIFSGKGGLQGEVYNRNKQFDEVLPNTAGSALYGKLGFEASYKKFSLGSEIMLPAYSNLAGGDIEAKSRFSIFLNVGI; encoded by the coding sequence ATGAAAAAAATATTTTTAATCATAAGCCTGATTTTGTTTAATATACATCAGGCTAAAACAATCAGTGACAGTCTTTATATTCCGAATGATTTTCTGGCAACGGTTTTCGACGACTGTGATGCTTGCGGATGTGCTGCCGGAAACGGTTCGTCCGGTTTTGAATCTTTGTTGAATCTACAATTTATCGGAGTTAAATACTTTGCTCAACATTACAAAACAAAGGAAAATTTGTTTGTAAGAGATTTGACACAGGATCAATATTTCAATACCATTCAGCTTTGGAGTAAAATTCCTTTAATGAAAAAATTGAGTGTATATGCAAGTTTGCCGTTTCATTTCCATCAGAAGCAAACATTGCAGAGAGATATTAACATCAATGGAATCGGAGATTTAAACTTAATGGGAATTTATCAGCTATTGAATTCAAAAGACAATATTCATCAGTTAAGCGGTGGAATAGGTGTGAAAGTTCCGTTGGGTAAATTTGATGAAAAGGGAATTTCTGGTGTCAATCCGAGTTTTCAGTTGGGAACGGGAAGTTGGGATTATCAGATGGCTTTGAATTATAAATTTCAGAGAAATAAAGTTTCCGTTCTCTTAAATACAGATTATACCATTAAAACCGAAAATAAAAAGCAGTACCATTTCGGAAATCAATGGAATTATGCAGCAACAGGTTTTTATCAGATTTTAGCCAATGAAAAAGTAATTTTTTCCGGAAAAGGAGGTTTGCAGGGAGAAGTTTATAACAGAAATAAACAATTCGATGAGGTTTTACCCAACACGGCTGGAAGTGCCTTGTACGGAAAACTTGGTTTTGAGGCTTCTTATAAAAAGTTCAGTTTGGGAAGTGAAATCATGCTTCCTGCTTATTCCAATTTAGCGGGAGGTGATATTGAAGCGAAATCACGGTTCAGTATTTTCCTGAATGTTGGGATTTAA
- a CDS encoding cytochrome-c peroxidase has translation MIKLFKSGLILFIFLSFASCSDEVMEPLEKDEVYNLTFPSYFPEMTFDASGNPVTKNGVELGRKLFYEGRLSRNNTISCGFCHIQENAFTHHGHTVSHGVDDRIGIRNAPPIQNMAFLKRYMWDGVIHNLNEQPIIPITNEDEMDSSMPEVISKLSSDSKYKKLFKEAYGDENITGERVLKALSQFMATMISADSKYDRFRQGKENFSSEEAQGMNLFQQKCASCHSGGLFTDESFRNTGMYYNMQFKDAGRYRVTLDQNDWMKFRVPSLRNVEYTAPYMHDGRFYTLDAVLNFYSDQVEDNPNLDPQLKQNGHIGIAMNAQEKQFIIAFLKTLSDKNFISNPKFAE, from the coding sequence ATGATTAAACTGTTTAAATCAGGATTAATTCTTTTCATTTTTCTAAGCTTTGCATCATGTTCGGATGAGGTAATGGAGCCGCTGGAAAAAGATGAGGTTTACAATCTTACTTTTCCATCATATTTTCCGGAAATGACTTTTGATGCATCGGGAAATCCCGTGACGAAGAATGGAGTGGAGTTAGGACGAAAATTATTCTACGAAGGACGACTTTCGCGAAATAATACAATCTCTTGTGGTTTCTGTCATATTCAGGAGAATGCTTTTACGCATCATGGTCATACAGTAAGTCATGGCGTTGATGACAGGATAGGAATCAGAAATGCACCACCCATTCAGAATATGGCTTTTCTAAAGCGATATATGTGGGACGGAGTGATTCATAATCTCAATGAACAGCCGATTATTCCTATCACTAATGAAGATGAAATGGATAGTTCAATGCCAGAAGTCATTTCAAAGTTAAGCTCAGATTCTAAGTATAAAAAATTATTCAAAGAAGCGTATGGAGATGAAAATATTACGGGAGAAAGAGTGTTGAAAGCATTATCACAGTTTATGGCAACGATGATTTCTGCAGATTCTAAGTATGATCGATTCAGACAGGGGAAAGAAAATTTTTCATCAGAAGAGGCTCAAGGGATGAATTTATTTCAGCAAAAATGTGCTTCCTGCCATAGTGGAGGATTATTTACAGACGAAAGCTTCAGAAATACGGGAATGTATTACAATATGCAGTTTAAAGATGCGGGGCGTTATCGGGTAACGCTTGACCAGAATGATTGGATGAAATTCCGTGTTCCCAGTTTAAGAAATGTTGAGTATACGGCTCCTTACATGCATGACGGAAGATTTTACACCTTAGACGCCGTGCTTAATTTCTATTCAGATCAGGTAGAAGATAATCCCAATCTTGATCCGCAATTGAAGCAAAACGGACACATTGGAATCGCTATGAATGCGCAGGAAAAACAATTCATTATAGCTTTTTTGAAAACGTTGTCCGACAAGAATTTTATCTCTAATCCAAAATTTGCAGAATAA